In one window of Oceanispirochaeta sp. M1 DNA:
- a CDS encoding sugar ABC transporter permease, which translates to MSATLKRKIKRQWQFYLIILLPVLYLVIFHYIPLTGLQLAFKRYSLSKGIWGSEWVGFRYFRQFFASPSCFRVIWNTLSLSAYSIIAGFPFPIILAIMINEQRNRRLKGFSQMVTYAPYFISTVVMVGILIQVLDPRLGIVNRVIMKLGGDSTDFLGSANMFKSLYVWSGVWQFTGYSSIIYVAALSGVSPEMHEACKIDGGNTLHKIWYIDIPSIRPTIIILLLMSMGHMMSIGFEKVFLMQNPVNLSKSEIIATYVYKTGLVNANFGLSTAIGFFNSIVNLILIYSFNKIAQKAGETSLW; encoded by the coding sequence GTGAGTGCAACATTAAAGAGAAAAATAAAACGGCAATGGCAGTTTTATCTGATTATTCTGCTTCCCGTTTTGTATCTTGTTATTTTTCATTATATACCTTTGACAGGACTGCAGTTGGCTTTTAAAAGATACAGCCTAAGTAAAGGAATCTGGGGCAGTGAATGGGTTGGATTTAGATATTTCCGGCAGTTCTTTGCATCTCCATCATGTTTTCGTGTCATCTGGAATACCCTGAGTCTCAGTGCATATTCAATAATTGCCGGTTTCCCCTTTCCGATCATTCTGGCAATCATGATTAATGAACAGAGGAACAGACGACTGAAGGGCTTTTCTCAAATGGTCACTTATGCTCCTTATTTTATATCAACGGTGGTTATGGTCGGTATTCTTATTCAGGTTCTGGATCCCCGGCTAGGAATTGTTAATAGAGTCATAATGAAATTAGGTGGAGATTCCACTGACTTTCTTGGTAGTGCCAATATGTTCAAATCACTTTATGTCTGGTCTGGAGTCTGGCAGTTTACAGGATATTCATCCATCATTTATGTTGCTGCTCTGTCCGGAGTGAGTCCGGAAATGCATGAAGCCTGTAAAATTGATGGAGGAAACACTCTTCATAAAATCTGGTATATCGACATTCCTTCAATACGCCCGACGATTATTATCCTTCTGCTCATGAGCATGGGGCATATGATGAGTATTGGATTTGAAAAAGTATTTCTGATGCAAAATCCTGTCAATCTCTCTAAAAGTGAGATTATTGCCACATATGTGTATAAGACCGGTCTGGTCAATGCTAATTTCGGCCTTTCTACAGCCATAGGTTTCTTTAATTCCATCGTGAATCTTATCTTGATCTACTCATTTAACAAAATTGCACAGAAAGCAGGAGAAACCAGTCTATGGTAG